A genomic segment from Cuculus canorus isolate bCucCan1 chromosome 20, bCucCan1.pri, whole genome shotgun sequence encodes:
- the TUBD1 gene encoding tubulin delta chain isoform X4 has product MNIKQISFRDVNQVIAHQLGSVFQPTYTAECGLHYSRNPLGDLMETLVPHPEFKMLGLRNIPQMPENSLAYSTFSWPGLIKHLRQMLIANAKMEEGIDWQVRPPHPGSSVPSSHSTNKPLHFNTSIANLVILRGKDVHSVDLGSFRDPSLYTCWLNPQDAFNAWKTPRAFNKYEKSTSLVSNSQFLLKPLDNVVGKAWNMFASKAYIHQYTKFGIEEEDFLDSFTALEQVISSYTNL; this is encoded by the exons ATGAATATTAAACAGATCTCCTTCAGGGATGTAAATCAAGTCATTGCCCATCAGCTTGGGAGTGTTTTCCAGCCTACTTACACAGCAGAATGTGGCTTACACTACAGCAGAAACCCACTAG gagACTTAATGGAGACGTTAGTTCCGCATCCTGAATTCAAGATGTTGGGTCTTCGTAACATACCGCAGATGCCTGAAAACTCCCTCGCTTATAGCACATTCAGTTGGCCTGGACTCATCAAACATTTAAGGCAGATGCTCATTGCGAATGCTAAAATGgaggaag GTATTGATTGGCAAGTACGGCCACCACATCCAGGCTCCTCTGTCCCCTCCAGTCATTCCACAAACAAGCCACTGCATTTCAATACTTCCATTGCCAACCTGGTCATCCTGCGAGGAAAAGACGTGCACAGTGTAGACTTAg GAAGTTTCCGAGATCCCTCATTATATACATGCTGGCTAAATCCTCAGGACGCTTTTAATGCATGGAAAACTCCAAGAGCATTTAACAAGTATGAGAAGTCTACTTCTTTGGTCAGCAATAGCCAGTTCCTGCTGAAACCTCTTGACAATGTTGTAGGAAAAGCTTGGAATATGTTTGCTTCAAA AGCCTATATTCACCAATACACTAAATTCGGAATCGAAGAAGAGGATTTCCTGGACAGCTTCACAGCTCTGGAACAGGTTATCTCCAGTTACACCaacctttga
- the TUBD1 gene encoding tubulin delta chain isoform X2: MSIVTVQLGQCGNQIGHEVFNTICSDVRGTHGLCSKKENESYHDACKDRFFSGEESEVPVARAVLVDMEPKVISQTLSTAARSGFWKYDDRSHFCQKQGSGNNWANGYSVHGPRHKEVIMNLVQKEAEKCDRLGGFFTIMSMAGGTGSGLGAFVTQCLRDAFPSSFILNHIIWPYGTGEVIVQNYNSVLTLSHLYQSSDALLVHENDVIHKICAQRMNIKQISFRDVNQVIAHQLGSVFQPTYTAECGLHYSRNPLGDLMETLVPHPEFKMLGLRNIPQMPENSLAYSTFSWPGLIKHLRQMLIANAKMEEGIDWQVRPPHPGSSVPSSHSTNKPLHFNTSIANLVILRGKDVHSVDLGSFRDPSLYTCWLNPQDAFNAWKTPRAFNKYEKSTSLVSNSQFLLKPLDNVVGKAWNMFASNKVES, encoded by the exons ATGTCAATAGTCACAGTCCAGCTCGGTCAGTGTGGTAACCAGATTGGTCATGAGGTGTTTAACACTATCTGCAGTGACGTCCGTGGCACACATGGGTTGTGTTCCAAGAAGGAGAATGAATCCTACCATGATGCTTGCAAGGATCGTTTTTTCAGTGGGGAGGAATCTGAAG TACCTGTTGCCCGAGCTGTGCTGGTTGACATGGAACCTAAAGTAATCAGCCAAACGTTATCCACAGCTGCCAGGTCTGGCTTCTGGAAATACGATGATCGGTCGCACTTCTGTCAGAAGCAAGGGTCTGGGAACAACTGGGCAAATGG TTATTCTGTTCACGGGCCTAGACACAAAGAAGTAATAATGAATCTGGTGcaaaaagaggcagagaaatgtGACCGACTCGGTGGATTTTTCACAATAATGAGTATGGCCGGTGGTACAGGATCTGGCCTGGGAGCATTTGTGACCCAGTGTTTAAGAGATGCTTTTCCAAGCTCATTTATACTAAACCATATTATCTGGCCCTATGGCACTGGTGAG gTCATTGTTCAAAATTACAACTCTGTTTTGACTCTGTCACATCTGTACCAGTCATCAGATGCCCTTCTTGTTCATGAGAATGATGTCATCCACAAGATCTGTGCTCAGCGCATGAATATTAAACAGATCTCCTTCAGGGATGTAAATCAAGTCATTGCCCATCAGCTTGGGAGTGTTTTCCAGCCTACTTACACAGCAGAATGTGGCTTACACTACAGCAGAAACCCACTAG gagACTTAATGGAGACGTTAGTTCCGCATCCTGAATTCAAGATGTTGGGTCTTCGTAACATACCGCAGATGCCTGAAAACTCCCTCGCTTATAGCACATTCAGTTGGCCTGGACTCATCAAACATTTAAGGCAGATGCTCATTGCGAATGCTAAAATGgaggaag GTATTGATTGGCAAGTACGGCCACCACATCCAGGCTCCTCTGTCCCCTCCAGTCATTCCACAAACAAGCCACTGCATTTCAATACTTCCATTGCCAACCTGGTCATCCTGCGAGGAAAAGACGTGCACAGTGTAGACTTAg GAAGTTTCCGAGATCCCTCATTATATACATGCTGGCTAAATCCTCAGGACGCTTTTAATGCATGGAAAACTCCAAGAGCATTTAACAAGTATGAGAAGTCTACTTCTTTGGTCAGCAATAGCCAGTTCCTGCTGAAACCTCTTGACAATGTTGTAGGAAAAGCTTGGAATATGTTTGCTTCAAA CAAAGTAGAGTCATAG
- the TUBD1 gene encoding tubulin delta chain isoform X3, translating into MYLPEVIVQNYNSVLTLSHLYQSSDALLVHENDVIHKICAQRMNIKQISFRDVNQVIAHQLGSVFQPTYTAECGLHYSRNPLGDLMETLVPHPEFKMLGLRNIPQMPENSLAYSTFSWPGLIKHLRQMLIANAKMEEGIDWQVRPPHPGSSVPSSHSTNKPLHFNTSIANLVILRGKDVHSVDLGSFRDPSLYTCWLNPQDAFNAWKTPRAFNKYEKSTSLVSNSQFLLKPLDNVVGKAWNMFASKAYIHQYTKFGIEEEDFLDSFTALEQVISSYTNL; encoded by the exons ATGTACTTGCCAGAG gTCATTGTTCAAAATTACAACTCTGTTTTGACTCTGTCACATCTGTACCAGTCATCAGATGCCCTTCTTGTTCATGAGAATGATGTCATCCACAAGATCTGTGCTCAGCGCATGAATATTAAACAGATCTCCTTCAGGGATGTAAATCAAGTCATTGCCCATCAGCTTGGGAGTGTTTTCCAGCCTACTTACACAGCAGAATGTGGCTTACACTACAGCAGAAACCCACTAG gagACTTAATGGAGACGTTAGTTCCGCATCCTGAATTCAAGATGTTGGGTCTTCGTAACATACCGCAGATGCCTGAAAACTCCCTCGCTTATAGCACATTCAGTTGGCCTGGACTCATCAAACATTTAAGGCAGATGCTCATTGCGAATGCTAAAATGgaggaag GTATTGATTGGCAAGTACGGCCACCACATCCAGGCTCCTCTGTCCCCTCCAGTCATTCCACAAACAAGCCACTGCATTTCAATACTTCCATTGCCAACCTGGTCATCCTGCGAGGAAAAGACGTGCACAGTGTAGACTTAg GAAGTTTCCGAGATCCCTCATTATATACATGCTGGCTAAATCCTCAGGACGCTTTTAATGCATGGAAAACTCCAAGAGCATTTAACAAGTATGAGAAGTCTACTTCTTTGGTCAGCAATAGCCAGTTCCTGCTGAAACCTCTTGACAATGTTGTAGGAAAAGCTTGGAATATGTTTGCTTCAAA AGCCTATATTCACCAATACACTAAATTCGGAATCGAAGAAGAGGATTTCCTGGACAGCTTCACAGCTCTGGAACAGGTTATCTCCAGTTACACCaacctttga
- the TUBD1 gene encoding tubulin delta chain isoform X1, translated as MSIVTVQLGQCGNQIGHEVFNTICSDVRGTHGLCSKKENESYHDACKDRFFSGEESEVPVARAVLVDMEPKVISQTLSTAARSGFWKYDDRSHFCQKQGSGNNWANGYSVHGPRHKEVIMNLVQKEAEKCDRLGGFFTIMSMAGGTGSGLGAFVTQCLRDAFPSSFILNHIIWPYGTGEVIVQNYNSVLTLSHLYQSSDALLVHENDVIHKICAQRMNIKQISFRDVNQVIAHQLGSVFQPTYTAECGLHYSRNPLGDLMETLVPHPEFKMLGLRNIPQMPENSLAYSTFSWPGLIKHLRQMLIANAKMEEGIDWQVRPPHPGSSVPSSHSTNKPLHFNTSIANLVILRGKDVHSVDLGSFRDPSLYTCWLNPQDAFNAWKTPRAFNKYEKSTSLVSNSQFLLKPLDNVVGKAWNMFASKAYIHQYTKFGIEEEDFLDSFTALEQVISSYTNL; from the exons ATGTCAATAGTCACAGTCCAGCTCGGTCAGTGTGGTAACCAGATTGGTCATGAGGTGTTTAACACTATCTGCAGTGACGTCCGTGGCACACATGGGTTGTGTTCCAAGAAGGAGAATGAATCCTACCATGATGCTTGCAAGGATCGTTTTTTCAGTGGGGAGGAATCTGAAG TACCTGTTGCCCGAGCTGTGCTGGTTGACATGGAACCTAAAGTAATCAGCCAAACGTTATCCACAGCTGCCAGGTCTGGCTTCTGGAAATACGATGATCGGTCGCACTTCTGTCAGAAGCAAGGGTCTGGGAACAACTGGGCAAATGG TTATTCTGTTCACGGGCCTAGACACAAAGAAGTAATAATGAATCTGGTGcaaaaagaggcagagaaatgtGACCGACTCGGTGGATTTTTCACAATAATGAGTATGGCCGGTGGTACAGGATCTGGCCTGGGAGCATTTGTGACCCAGTGTTTAAGAGATGCTTTTCCAAGCTCATTTATACTAAACCATATTATCTGGCCCTATGGCACTGGTGAG gTCATTGTTCAAAATTACAACTCTGTTTTGACTCTGTCACATCTGTACCAGTCATCAGATGCCCTTCTTGTTCATGAGAATGATGTCATCCACAAGATCTGTGCTCAGCGCATGAATATTAAACAGATCTCCTTCAGGGATGTAAATCAAGTCATTGCCCATCAGCTTGGGAGTGTTTTCCAGCCTACTTACACAGCAGAATGTGGCTTACACTACAGCAGAAACCCACTAG gagACTTAATGGAGACGTTAGTTCCGCATCCTGAATTCAAGATGTTGGGTCTTCGTAACATACCGCAGATGCCTGAAAACTCCCTCGCTTATAGCACATTCAGTTGGCCTGGACTCATCAAACATTTAAGGCAGATGCTCATTGCGAATGCTAAAATGgaggaag GTATTGATTGGCAAGTACGGCCACCACATCCAGGCTCCTCTGTCCCCTCCAGTCATTCCACAAACAAGCCACTGCATTTCAATACTTCCATTGCCAACCTGGTCATCCTGCGAGGAAAAGACGTGCACAGTGTAGACTTAg GAAGTTTCCGAGATCCCTCATTATATACATGCTGGCTAAATCCTCAGGACGCTTTTAATGCATGGAAAACTCCAAGAGCATTTAACAAGTATGAGAAGTCTACTTCTTTGGTCAGCAATAGCCAGTTCCTGCTGAAACCTCTTGACAATGTTGTAGGAAAAGCTTGGAATATGTTTGCTTCAAA AGCCTATATTCACCAATACACTAAATTCGGAATCGAAGAAGAGGATTTCCTGGACAGCTTCACAGCTCTGGAACAGGTTATCTCCAGTTACACCaacctttga